The Stigmatopora nigra isolate UIUO_SnigA chromosome 23, RoL_Snig_1.1, whole genome shotgun sequence genome includes the window aaaggtcaaataaaGCCTGCAGGCCTGGGAGCCCCACATTTGGAGTTGCTTCAGAGGCCGGCGCCGGCATTGGCGCGTACACTCCGCGTCTTTCTTCTCGTCTTTCGGCGCGTCGGCGACACATTCCGCACGGCGGCGCCGCACATCGCGACAAAGTGAGACAAGAAAACTTAACAGGGATTTTCTTGTTCGTAAGCGGGCTCGGCCAAAGCTTCAAACGCGACGCACACGTACGCACGCATTTTCAAACCGCTCGTACATGACGTAGCAAAAGTAATCACAAACGCAGTACCGGAGTTATTTCCTATATTTTTACTTCCTTGGTTACTTAGAAGCTAAACTGTTCACTTTTAGATAAACCGTAAGTAAGTGCCTTtagagggggcggggctaaaggTCAGGTGACAAAGGACATGAGACAAGTGCTTTTTTGTTGCCGAGAACTATTTATCACATcggaacaaaaagaaaaataagcaagCGACGGCATTCAagctttctgtctgtctgtacgtTTACTTGTGCCGGCTCCCGCGGCGTTTCATGGCGGCCGTGCACTGGGGGCAGTACCACTTGCCTTTGGGGGCTTCGCTCAGGCCCACGCAACCGTAGTGGAACCACTCGATGGGGCACTGCGGAACGCGTCGGTCGGTCAATCGAACCGAAGATTTGACAACGGTTGAGCTTCTCAAAGGCGTTtttgttggattaattctgtaatactattatatatgtatatgtgtgtatttcatcatttttgtatgGGAGTTTCTTCAGTTTGTCTGGGGCGAGctcgggatcgtaacatgtCACCGAGGACTATTcactggaagataggactgacctttaccccagaatgcagacctggaaggacgcttaagaaattgctgatgcagcgtGATAGAATATCATCAGAGATgccaaatgaattaaatatattaatcaGATGTCtacctgtattgttttataattatattaaagtatgaTTATTGATGAGCCTAACCGTTTTCAAAAGTCACGCACGCCATCGAGAACGACTTTGAGAAGCCCGAAGATGATCCGAGTGTACGGCACGATACTTACGTCTGTGTTGTCGCAACCCACCATCTCCCCGTAGGAcacctaaaaaacacaaacaaaatttAAATCATGATATTCGTCCATTCATTGGCGAATTTTGGCAGGAGGGCGCCACCTGGTTGCAGATGCAGTAACGCGGCTCATTGGGGTCATAGGTCCAGTCCACCTGCCCCCCGGCCTCGGCTTCGGGCAGCGCCGACGCCTGCTGAGACAGTTCCTGAGCCAAGGCCGATGACGACGAGCACGACGAAAGCGATGATGAGGACGAAGATGAAGACGACTGGTGATTGGAAGACTTGACGCtgctccttaaaaaaaaaggcaaaacattggagcccagcaaaaaaatatatatacttttttttcttttaaagaagtACTGCTACCACTACTTTTATCAGTACTACCACTACTTTTATCAGTACTACTGCCAGTACTACTGCCAGTACTACTGTCAGTACTACTGTCAGTACTACTGTCAGTACTACTGtcagtactactaccagtactactaccagtactactaccagtactactaccagtactactaccagtactactaccagtactactatcAGTACTACTATCAGTACTACTATCAGTACTATCCATTCTACCACTACTGCTATCAGTGCTATCCATTCTACCACTACTGCTATCAGTACTATCAGTACTACCACCGCTACTAATATTAGTACTAGCGCCACTACTTACTTGGACTTGCGGCCCCGGGAGTCCGAGTTGACGGCGGTAGCATTGGCGGTGGCCGGCGCCAGCGCCTGCGTCAGCGTGGACGCCAGGGCGGAAGACGGATACGGCGAAGACTCGCGGGAGAGAGCAAAGTCTCGGCTTAGCTGGAAGTCATTGTTCTTGATGGCCTCGTAGCTGGCCTTCAGGCTAGACGTCCGCCGACCTTCCTTCATCTGTCACGGACATCAACTTTCACATTTATATTCTAACGCGCCGCGCTTATTCATCTGCGGGGCTGACCTGCGCGGTGGCTTGCACGGCCTGCGCGGCGGCCATGCTAATAGCGCCGGCTCCGGCGGCGGGTCCCGCGGGCAGAGCGCCCAGGCTGTACGAGGTCAGAGCTTGCGAAGCGTGGACGCCGTACACggtgttgttgttattggtggCGGTGGCAGTGGTAGCGGCGGCCAACGTGGTGCTGTTGGTGCGGACACCTGCGCAAAAAGAGGTCAGATGCACGGTACGGCGCAAGTTAGAAAACGCACGTACCCGGCGCGTTCTCCTTGCAGGCGTCCGACGTCAGCGTGGACAGCAAGGCCTCCGACTTAAACTTTTTCTCAGGGACGTGCTCTGTCGTGTGGTGGGCCGACGCGCTGTACTTCCTCTCTGAAGCCAAAGAAAGCCACGTCAGCAACACCGGGGGGAGGAGTGATTGAACCGACCCGGTGGACAAACTCACTCTCAGTGGCGGTGTGCGAGTGGACGTAATGATTGTTGACGGGCTGTGATGGGCTGTCCATCTCCAGAGAGCCTGCAGGTCACAAGGGGGCAGAGCATGGTTAACGGGAGGCGGCGTGGTGGGATGGGAGTCGGCGGACACTCACGTCTCTCCAGGACCTCGGTGATGCCGGCGTTGTCAGCTTCCAGCTCCATCTTGAATTTGGCAAGCTCCTGGTCCAGTTTCCGCAGGTGCCGGTCCACCTGGGTAGAACGGGACAATAGTGACACCTAGCGGCGGCGCTGGAAACTACTTTTCGagacaattctttttttttctttctccccataagttgtttgtggctctcttcgtcaaaaaggttcccgagtCCTGTATTAGGACATTTTGGGATGGATGACTCCCACTTACCAGATCGTAAATCTGATTGGCCAGTTGCACTTTCTCATCTGCGTCTTCCAAGGCTTTGTAGTAATcctgagaaggaaaaaaaacgatcGTTGGTTAAATGCTAGATTAgcaagaaaatggatgaattgcATTTGTGGTTGTTGATCTGACCTTCTTGATGACCTCCATCTGGTCATCCCTCCACTCCGGTTTGTTTTTCTTGGCGTTGACGAAGAAGTCGCTGACCTTTTGCTCCAGCTGGTCTGTGGCATCTTGAAACGCCAAAAATTCAAGTTAGTGTTAGGAGTCATCATTTggtgtcaaatgtactttggtCCGTGGCAATTTTAAGtcccaaaaaaaagttgtataatgtaaacaaaaaaacttttattcCCCAAATGTGTCCTTCCCTGCATTATCGGAGTTGTTCCTTTTAAAACTCTTTTTAgtaatactaccactactactctcAGGACTATCCGTACTACCACTCAGTACTACCATTTTCAGTACTATCATTACTACCTCTCAGTACTACATCTCTCAgtactataagtactaccactactactatcagtactaccactattactaccagtactacctctattactattagtactaccaccatgactactattagtactaccaccactactattagtactaccaTCAGTACTACCCCTACTACTATCAGTACTGGTCTGCATTATCGGAGTTGTCCCTTTTAAAACTCTTTTTAGTCTATAATTTCCCTCTGTCATGCATTTGTTTATAAATCCCTTTTAACATTGCCCTGCACAGAGAATGTCTGCATCCTCCACCATCTCATTTGGCTGATTGCACGCGTCAAAAACGCACTTGAATGCCACCAAGTTAATGTTTTTTCCCTACAATTCCATGTTGTGTTGACATGCGATGTCGTGCAAGAGTCGGGCCATACTTTGGACCTGCAGGTCCATCTCTCTCATTTCCGTAAACCTGTCGCGGAGGTCCATGGGAAGCTGCTCGATCACTGAGAGgggaaacaagaaaaaaagagagagaaatgggGAAGGGGGTGGGGGCTTAGCGAGCTAGCACGAAGCTAGGCTAACTCCTTGAGAGTCGAACGGtggcgatggcggcggcgggcggAAAGCGAAGGGGTAAAAGATGAGGGGACCGTGCGTGTGCTCGCGTACTCACTTTCCAGGTAATCCTCCAAGTACAACATGGTGACAAAGGACAGCTTGAAGACGTTTAGGCAAAGAAATGATTTCTTTCAAGATGGCGTCGTCTG containing:
- the ing3 gene encoding inhibitor of growth protein 3 codes for the protein MLYLEDYLEMIEQLPMDLRDRFTEMREMDLQVQNATDQLEQKVSDFFVNAKKNKPEWRDDQMEVIKKDYYKALEDADEKVQLANQIYDLVDRHLRKLDQELAKFKMELEADNAGITEVLERRSLEMDSPSQPVNNHYVHSHTATEKRKYSASAHHTTEHVPEKKFKSEALLSTLTSDACKENAPGVRTNSTTLAAATTATATNNNNTVYGVHASQALTSYSLGALPAGPAAGAGAISMAAAQAVQATAQMKEGRRTSSLKASYEAIKNNDFQLSRDFALSRESSPYPSSALASTLTQALAPATANATAVNSDSRGRKSKSSVKSSNHQSSSSSSSSSLSSCSSSSALAQELSQQASALPEAEAGGQVDWTYDPNEPRYCICNQVSYGEMVGCDNTDCPIEWFHYGCVGLSEAPKGKWYCPQCTAAMKRRGSRHK